One window from the genome of Fulvivirga lutea encodes:
- a CDS encoding fatty acid desaturase family protein — protein sequence MNYKSIKFSRDQEFNFIGVLRKRVGEYFEKNKISKYGNSTMFWKSFILLTAYAIPYVLLITGVITNVWLMLAAWMFMGATMSGIGFSIMHDANHGAYSQNKTINKYMGYVINLVGGSSVNWKIQHNVLHHTYTNVEGVDEDIDPGILMRLSPHAKHYKMHRLQHIYGWFLYSLMTFLWITTKDFRQLFRYKKMGLTKAQNVNVGWQLTKLALSKVVYYTIFLAIPLLTIAAPWWIIVIHFIAMHMVAGFILGIVFQPAHVMPTTQYPLPDEEGNLENDWAIHQLYTTTNFSPNNWFLNWYVGGLNFQVEHHLFPTICHVHYKKLSAIVRKTAEEFGLPYHQQPTFWKAISLHASMLKQLGQPEKVRA from the coding sequence ATGAATTACAAATCAATAAAATTTTCGAGGGATCAAGAGTTCAACTTTATAGGTGTACTCAGGAAACGTGTAGGAGAATACTTCGAGAAAAACAAAATCTCAAAATATGGTAACAGTACCATGTTTTGGAAATCGTTTATACTGCTTACAGCCTATGCAATACCTTATGTATTGTTAATCACAGGTGTAATAACTAATGTTTGGCTAATGTTAGCTGCATGGATGTTTATGGGAGCTACAATGTCTGGCATCGGATTTTCTATTATGCATGATGCGAACCATGGAGCCTATTCCCAAAACAAAACTATTAACAAATACATGGGCTATGTCATCAACCTGGTTGGTGGTAGCTCAGTAAACTGGAAAATACAGCACAATGTGCTACACCATACTTATACGAATGTAGAAGGCGTGGACGAGGATATTGATCCGGGAATTTTGATGAGATTATCGCCTCATGCCAAGCATTACAAAATGCATAGATTACAGCATATATATGGGTGGTTTCTTTACTCGTTAATGACTTTTCTTTGGATCACTACAAAAGATTTCAGACAGCTATTCAGATATAAGAAAATGGGTTTAACAAAGGCTCAAAATGTGAATGTAGGATGGCAATTAACCAAGCTGGCACTGAGCAAGGTAGTATACTATACAATCTTTTTAGCAATTCCATTGTTAACCATTGCCGCCCCTTGGTGGATAATTGTTATTCACTTTATAGCCATGCACATGGTAGCAGGATTTATTTTAGGTATTGTATTTCAGCCGGCACACGTGATGCCAACTACTCAGTATCCATTGCCTGATGAGGAAGGAAATTTAGAAAATGACTGGGCAATACATCAGTTATATACTACTACCAATTTTAGTCCTAACAACTGGTTTTTAAACTGGTATGTAGGAGGATTAAACTTTCAGGTAGAGCATCACTTGTTCCCAACAATATGCCATGTGCACTATAAAAAGCTATCTGCTATTGTTAGAAAAACAGCAGAAGAGTTTGGACTGCCTTATCATCAGCAGCCAACTTTCTGGAAAGCCATTTCATTACATGCTTCCATGTTGAAGCAATTAGGGCAACCTGAAAAAGTAAGAGCATAA